CGCCTTTTTCCTCACCAACACCCGCGATGGAGCGAGGCTTTCGTCCGTCTCCGTGCAGCAACGTGACGCGGCGCCCGCGGATCCACTCAGGGAAGTGCGACTCGAGGACGCGCATTGACTGCTTCTGGAGCTCCTGCACGTGCTCGATGCCGACCACCTCAAACATCGGCGGCTCACCGTCTCGCCAAGCCGCCTCACACAGCGCAGCAAAGGCAGCCGTCATGTAGCCGCTGCCACTACCGATGTCCAGCAGTCGCAGCGGCTGGCTATGGCCACGGTTCAGATTCTtgtggcgcagcacagaCGGGCTCACCAGCTCCAACATGATAGCATGCATATGTGGAGCGCTGATGGTCACGCCGAAACCGATGGGCAGAGGCTGATCACGGTAAGCATCTTTGGGGTTGCGCACGAACCATCCGCGGTCCACACGGCGCATCACCTCAATCACCTCGGGTGTTTTGATGAGACCCTcgcgctgcagt
This genomic stretch from Leishmania donovani BPK282A1 complete genome, chromosome 36 harbors:
- a CDS encoding protein-l-isoaspartate o-methyltransferase, putative; protein product: MAWHCSSTTNAGMVAALQREGLIKTPEVIEVMRRVDRGWFVRNPKDAYRDQPLPIGFGVTISAPHMHAIMLELVSPSVLRHKNLNRGHSQPLRLLDIGSGSGYMTAAFAALCEAAWRDGEPPMFEVVGIEHVQELQKQSMRVLESHFPEWIRGRRVTLLHGDGRKPRSIAGVGEEKGECFDVIHVGATAPKSLVPEYLSLLRCGGTLVIPVGSPAEVQELQVFTKGDEGAFTMRRACHVQFVPLTSLHAQLDGDVTTRT